In a single window of the Nilaparvata lugens isolate BPH chromosome 1, ASM1435652v1, whole genome shotgun sequence genome:
- the LOC111048988 gene encoding exosome complex component RRP41 has product MELLSDQGLRLDGRRPEELREIRCKLGVFEQPDGSAYLEQGNTKVLAAVYGPHQVRGGRVKALADSAIVNCQYSMATFSTGERKRRPRGDRKSQEMTSHLKQALTAAIKTEIYPRSQIDIFLEVLQADGGNYCCCVNAATLALIDAGIPINEYVIGCTASLANNSVAMLDISHLEESLASSPSLAIVAMPLSKKIVVAEMLERVHVDHLAGMVGVALKGCQQIHAVLDAAVRAHMADKGSASHWGQSFGT; this is encoded by the exons ATGGAATTGCTGTCAGATCAGGGATTGAGGTTAGATGGTAGACGTCCTGAAGAACTGAGAGAAATTCGATGCAAACTTGGTGTATTCGAACAGCCCGATGGAAGTGCTTACTTGGAACAAGGCAATACCAAAGTATTAGCTGCTGTGTACGGTCCTCATCAA GTGCGGGGAGGCAGAGTGAAGGCTTTGGCTGACTCAGCAATAGTGAACTGTCAGTACAGCATGGCGACGTTCAGCACAGGTGAGCGGAAGCGGCGACCGCGCGGAGACCGGAAGTCGCAGGAGATGACGTCACACCTCAAGCAGGCCTTGACCGCCGCCATCAAAACCGAAATCTATCCGCGCTCGCAGATCGACATCTTCCTTGAA GTGTTGCAGGCAGATGGGGGCAACTACTGTTGCTGTGTGAACGCGGCAACACTGGCTCTGATAGACGCCGGCATTCCCATCAACGAGTACGTGATCGGGTGCACCGCTTCGCTCGCCAACAACAGTGTTGCCATGCTCGACATCTCCCACCTCGAGGAGTCACTCGCCTCCTCGCCCAGTCTCGCCATTGTTGCCATGCCTCTCTCCAAAAAG ATCGTGGTGGCCGAGATGCTGGAGAGAGTGCACGTGGATCACTTGGCTGGGATGGTGGGCGTAGCCCTGAAAGGATGCCAGCAGATCCATGCCGTGTTGGACGCCGCAGTCAGAGCTCACATGGCAGACAAGGGCAGCGCTTCACACTGGGGACAGAGCTTCGGCACCTGA